CAttttgagaaagaaaatttGAGGTGTGCTTGTGATTTTACGTtaattatagaaattttgttaTTGCAGCTGTAAGTTTCGATGATGTTATGATCTGTTATGTGAGGATCTGAATCTAAAAAAGCTAGTATGCTTCAAGTTACTTGAAAGAAATTATAGCTGTGTGCAATTTTGGATTTTAATAGAGAAgttattgatttaaaaatacatatGCTGGAGAATCGTGAATTACTTTCACCAACATATACCAAGTGTGTCAAGTCAATTGAACATTATTAACCAGAACAACAATGTTCTTGGCTAATGAATTTTATCAAGTCTTCCAAGATGTTTTATACTTAGGGTATATTCAAACTTGAATTTAGGGATGTTATTGCacaatttatgttatttactaGCTGGATGAAAACTAACCATGGTTTTGTATCCTATCTGTAGCTGAAATTACTTTACCTTCTTCACAATGTTTGAAGTCTCATTTATTGaatgtagtaaaaaaaaatggatgctCGAATAAGAGGCTTATATGGCACATATCAATCTAATACCCGAAGTTAGCCACCGTATAATGGTTAGATAGAAAACAACACTGATAATTGGTAGTTAGTTGGACTTGGGTTCTGCTTGGTCCTAGGTTTGTTGCTAATTCCCTGTTCATACCTGATTTGAGTAAACCCTTTATTTACTTCTCCAGTGTAAAGGCTTATCTTGATAATTTGTGTTGATTTCAAGTTCAATTTCAGCTGGTTAGGTTTTTCCTAGATATAACTTATAAGAAAGGGTTGTCTACTTTTCTACCTCATGTACATGCCAATAAATCGCACAAAAGTGTATTTAGCAGTGTGATTGCTCAGCTTGCTTGGTTCATTTGGCTGATTTCATAGGTGATAAGCCATTATCTATATTGAAGTTGGTAATAGTGAACTTATTCATAAAATTATAGATAGTTTCTATTTAATTTGGCAGAAGAGTAGTATTATTTTAGAGAGTTCCTTGTTCTGATCCTGCTTGCAAAACAACATACCAAAGCTAATAAACTAAATGTGAGAGGTTGATGATTTATTAGACATGCAATAAGTTGCGAATGAATGGCATTTCTCCACCCACTGCATTTGAATCAGAGTTCAGAGGTTTGACAGGTGGTATAATAATCATAAGAAAACCAAATTGAAGGTGCCATGGTAATCgtttaagaaaatcaaatttaagtCGATGTAGTTTGCTCAATGTAGTTTTAAGACCAACGAGAGATATGATATACTGTGGATTGGTTTAGGTTAAAAGACTAATTGGTAAGAATATCATTCTAGGGTGATATGAAAGGGAAAAGTCATGCAAGTTTTTCATTTACTCCCTCtgcttttatatataagaaaaagtttgatttttagattcattgtaaagttgatgtaaaaatcaaaattacagtgaatctaaaaatcaaaatttttctTGTAtataagaccggagggagtatttaagaATGAAGACTTTGTTAAAGATGCTTTGGGAAGATGAATCAGCATATTTGCTTTCGTGAGGTTCAACATTTCATCTAAATTTTTCCCCtcttttatgtttgttttggcTTTTCTTCTTTGTGCAAGCAATCAATCACGTGCTTGAGTGTCGCTTTAGAGCATCTATCTATAACGATGAACTTTTAAAATGAGATCTAAGCACCGGATATACATCACTATTCACTACTCATATACTACTAGGTTTTTAGTGGTATTATTAAATAAGCATTCAATTACTTCAATCATATCTAACacattcaaaaaatttactaagTACACTTGTCCTTGAACAATagacaaaaaattgtaaaaattattAGGCCGGATGTCATGATCGACATTCGGCGTTCGAGCCCCGATTTCATCATTTGCATGTTTGGGTTTATGATGATTTTACCATTtcatctatttaaaaaaaaaaatactatgaaacTCAcctaaataattatattttaataataatttaattttcaccaACCGATAACTCTATAGGTATAGAACCAATaactataatttaatttttcaagacCTATAGAAGCATTTTCTCTAGTTAAGTATGTCTTTGCCTCTTTAAACATGGTTAGAAGTTTGATCTCCAACTCTTACGTATGATAAAAAGAAAGTCAGTAAAAAGGAGTGAATTCACATTGTGTatctcacaattttttttgacaaagattaattttttttgttcacacTGTTATAATAAAAGGGTGAATATAACACAAATTTCAAATtactaaaacaaaaaagaaaaaatttgagAACAAACTTGCATCAAAATTTTATCTCATTTTCCTCCCTTTTGGGTATCATAAAAAATAGGCATAAGAAATAATTCACACTATTTTCTTCCCTGCTCCTTGTTCAGGGTTGTTGGCATATGGTTCCGGTTCCGTATTGGCGGTTACTCCATTCGTTAAATTTGGAACCCTTGTTGATCTTTGTCAATGCGTttgctctttatttttttaacttgatTTCACGCTCGTACTCTGGTTCGCTGGTTGCCTTATGACAAGTATTTGTATTGTTAAAAATAATTAGGGCTCATGATGTATACCATTTTGGGTTATAGCTGGCTAAAGTTTAATGTCCTTGGTCTCtgtatctgtttttttttatttaatatattttcttttttgtctaaaaaaaatattaaaattttcatattatattgaatttcttttttattattatttttctttcaaaattatGACGTCCTTATCATCTTCCTGCTGTCACCGTCCGTCCCCATTTACTTTCCTTGCGTCTCTTTTGAAACTTTGTGAAAACAAATCCCAAAAGCAAATAAACAAAGTAAAACCAGCTACAAAGCAAACACATCTTTTGAGTCAATCATAAACCAAACACATCtcaactcaaaaaaaaaaccagctCCTTCTCCTCTCTTTCATTTCTCTCTCACATTCTCATTCCATGGACGAGTAAGTACAGTATCTATCTCTCTTTCATTTTCCAACttatatttaattcaatttcattttccaacttatatttaattcaatttaataaaaaacttACATGAATTTCACATTGTAACAGATCAGAGCAATCCCCAAAAGATTACTACCCAAACCAACAAAACGGCACATATAGGCAGTCATCAATGTCATCATCCTCAACTACAAGCGTCCACGTCACAGCTCTAGACGGACTGGTAAACGTAAACTCCCTTTTCACAATCGCCGTATTCGTCGGCCTATCTCTAACAACTCCAGGCCAACGTAGCCTCGAAAATCGCTCCTCATGCGACGCCGGAATCGATGTCGCAAAGAAGCTTCTAGTATTTGAAGTTATTTCTTTCAGTTTCTTTCTATCTTCTTCGCTTGTTGCTCAAGGTCTTAAACTAGCTCTCAATCTTTTGAATAGTAAAGATGTTGATGAAGCTTTTAGGGCTCATATTAATTTGAAGGTTTTGAGATGGGGAATGTTGGGATCTGCTTTGGGATCTGTTATGGGTTGTTTGTTCTTGATGCTTTCTATGGTTAATGTTATTGAGATAAGGTTAGGGTTATTGTCTTGTGGAAGTAAATCTGCTGCTCATGCTGTTGCTGTTATGGCTATTTTGGTTTCTTCTGCTCTTTTGGTTTATATTTCTACTGCTATTTATGCCTTTACTCACTAAGTTTTAAATTCAATGAAATTGTATGAATTAAATTGTAAGGTTTTGAGATATATGAATGAAATTGTTGTGATTTTGTAGCTAGAAGATCGagatatattgataatttatgtCATTTGagctcttttttcttttttcttttttttttttttttatggaagcAAAATTATTTTGTGTTGCTTCATTATTTAGTACCATTAcggt
This genomic interval from Trifolium pratense cultivar HEN17-A07 linkage group LG6, ARS_RC_1.1, whole genome shotgun sequence contains the following:
- the LOC123889962 gene encoding uncharacterized protein LOC123889962 produces the protein MDESEQSPKDYYPNQQNGTYRQSSMSSSSTTSVHVTALDGLVNVNSLFTIAVFVGLSLTTPGQRSLENRSSCDAGIDVAKKLLVFEVISFSFFLSSSLVAQGLKLALNLLNSKDVDEAFRAHINLKVLRWGMLGSALGSVMGCLFLMLSMVNVIEIRLGLLSCGSKSAAHAVAVMAILVSSALLVYISTAIYAFTH